The Drosophila biarmipes strain raj3 chromosome X, RU_DBia_V1.1, whole genome shotgun sequence genome includes the window ACTCCAAATACTGCACATGATTGGCATGCGACATGTTGACAGGCTCGACTCACCGCGACTTATCAAGCCGTCGCGTGCAGTTTGCCAATATTCGACATGGAAATGCACCCGAACAGCAAAATGCACCTGCCTCAAAACGTTGCAAGCTCGGCACTCTGATAACGCCACAACAACGTACTTTGTAATGCCCACGCATCAGCTGGACGAATACTTTCCATTGCCAAAAGAATGTGTCGACATTGTATGCCACCTACGGTAATTGTAACCCACGTTTATGTCACGCAGTTAAGAAGGCATCTCCGGCTTCGGGAGAGCTTATTCCTTCATGTCCTCGTACTCGTATACGTTAAAAGATATACAATTAAGCTGTGAACTTTTTTGTGCCACCACGACCCTTGTGGCTTTACCAACCCCTAGACGACTtctaaatgattttttaaagggTCCAAGGCAAGGTAGTAGATGAacttgtatttaaataaacgaaAGTGAAATAAATGATCGAGACACTGGACAATAGTGTTTACCTCGTTGATATATCCAAAAAGGCTCTAaggttataaatattttccatttgccattCCTTTATGCCACTTTTTAATAAAGCCCCGCTATAAAAGAAAGGGGAAACGGCGGGCGGATGACTTTTTTTCGCCGCCACCACTTCCATTCGGTTAAATGATTGCAATGACCATTGAGGCGCGGGTAACCGAGCAACACTTGGGGCGCCAATTCGACACAAAGTAATTTGCAAATAGGCTTTAAGTGCACTGTGGGCCAGCAGACCCTGAAACTAGGatacaaaactaaataaaaatgttccaAAACAATGTATATTCTGTTCATTAGAAAAAGTGTGCTATCTTTACGGTACAAACGGCATTTTCCTTTTACTCGAAAGAGTTTATATGCATATGGAAAGAgctgaaaaatttaaatttaagtactAAACGAGCTGTCTGGATCACAGTAGTGACCACCATAACAGCGCTTTATGAAGGGACAAACAACCCGTAGACCAGGAGCGCCCAAAAATGTGCTTACGAAAGAGCAAATAGCGCCAATACAATTTAGGGGGACAAAAACACATGTGAAGAAGTGTTCTTGCATCGTTCGTCGCCATCAGTGGCGAAAAACGACGAAAAGCTAATAGtatatgaaaatgtttttctttttcctcttttaTTTTCGTGCAAGAACCGCATGCTTTTATGGGAAGCTCTTTGAATAGCAGCTAGATTAACAGTCGCATTCAGAGGGCGATTACAAACAAGGGAGGAGTTGAAGGGGAACTTGGAGACGTCGAAGTTGGCATACCCTTAGatatatttttccaatttgaagATGCAGAACCAAGTGAAAtagaaatatttgtaaaagttataaagcttaaaaaaatatgcaaatctgTTGACCCGTTTGGCtttgacaaaaataaataaagatacGAAGTTGATATACCCTAGATATATTGTTGTCACATTGAATATAAAaactcaaatatttataaaaattatagttcGTTTGGTGACCGGCTGACCTTTGAGCGAAAGTACCCATAGCCACACGAGAACGGAAATAGCTGCCCTACTGCGAACAATCCTTGGGgacaaaaattataacaacCCTGATGTAAAAATAGGCAAAGGAGCTTTTGGAGCTTGGGTGTCCTGGCGATGGGTACCCTTATGTGTATATTTAGACATTGCTGTTTGCTATTTGCCATTGGCCGATGTTACTTTTACGCGAATGGATCGGAAAATAGGGCAAATAATAAAGGGAAAGCGAGGAAAAAGAAATCCGCTTCATTTAGCAACAAATTGTTGTGacgaaaaaattacaaaaaattgaaTTCTTGTCCGCCTTCAACGGTTCAACAACTTTTGTTACATAGACACACTTAAAATGCCATTGCCAATTGGCAGACGACAATGTGGAGAAGGGAGCCCAGAGCCCGAAAGGCGGAAAACAAAAGCACCgagaaaaaacaaggaaaagcGAAATGGGCGCCATAAAATGAATGAAcgaaaaccgaaaccaaagcaattaaatttgtttaaatcgATTTAAGCCGACAATAGACAATGGTCGTCTGTCCATGGATTTTGCGGACAGGCCCTGGACTTTCATGGTGGGTCAGTTCGGGTTCATTTCAGCTCAGTTCGAACCGTATCGCATCGCGTCAAATCGTTTGAATACGGGGCGTGCCCACCGTACAGCAATTACAACCGCAATTGCCAATAAAATGACAACGTTAAATTCTATGACAGAGGCCGTTTGCAGCCCAAAACCAACGCGGACGGACttaagttatttataaaacaatcaATTTGTATTGCTTTATTTATAAAGGCGCTGACAAgatgaaattaaaatcatatttttgcATGTTGAGCACGTTGCAGACCGGAGGATTAGGCTCGAGATTTAGGAGCTTTGGTTGTATTCTATTCTCCTTTTAGAAAAGAGAAAGTGTATTACACACATTTGCGTTTTCGCATTCTTTGTTGTGTTTTTGCTGTCATGCCTAGCATATGCAAACAGTGTTTATAATAGGAAGAAATTAACTGGCATTCAGAAATGAAACAAGTTCACATTTCCCATCACCAATACAATATGGTTCGAGTTAATTACTCATGGTTTTGTTTCCAGTTCATGGGGCGTCGGAAAGGGCTTACTCTAATCTGCAAGTTACCcactaaaaatgttaatttgcCAACAGGGACAAAAGCCAGGACTTACTGGTTGGTTCTGCCATCCCCACAAATTTCATATACACATTACAGAATGCGTAGCTCAAAAGTTTTGTGGGGTGTTCGTCGTCCTCGCCGTTGTAAATGGCTGCGATTCCGCATTCAAAAGTTTGAGGTATTAATCCAAGTTTGGCGGTTCCCCGCCTGGAACCACCGCACAAAATGTATCCCCACAACAACCTGCGCTTTCTAACCCACGAAAACACTCGCAGCTCCAGCCCAGCCCTCTGCCAACGAAATCAGCCCAATACTAGCTACCCAGTGGTGAAACAACGAAGGAAAACCCAttgagaaaatatttaacaaagcGAAAAATTGCAccgcttttcttttatttgcatatttaatttgttttgagGTTTTTTCTATCCGAGCAAAAACCGCTGACACACAGGCAACAAAACACGACggaaaaatgtacaaaaattgTGCACAAACAAAAGGAAAGCAAACAGCACACACGGGGGCATATCAAAAGTACGAGTCGAGTGTGTATATCCATCCAACTGGATTCGAATGTACGGGTGAAACGAAGCGGCCTTTAAAGCCCACTTATCTCCGCCTCTTGACTTTCCCGAAGGTTTAAACTTGAAATCGGTCCAAAAGAAACCCGGCACAGAGGCTCCGTTCTCTGGCCAATCCAGACCGTGTCGGAACACCGAATACTTGTCCTTCTCTTTATTGTTTGCCTTGAAGTATTTGTAAACGCTTGTATTACACTTATTCCTCGTTAGTACACCTCtaaataataagaataatatatattaattagaAACATATGTGCTTGAAGATATATAATTAAAGTGTACGCAAGTATCAATTAAAATTGAGAGCCATCGTGATTGAAATACAATTGGGATATAACTCTGTTCTAATTGAATCCATTAGTGGCTACCATTCGAGGAATTGATTACGACTGTATATTTTTGAATCCATTAGTGGTTACCATTCGAGGAATTAATTACGACTATGTATTTGTTAAAACATATTAGGTACAAGGGATTCTATAGTCGGATACTTTTATCCTCCTTTTAAGGCCGCGTTGTAGAGTTCGAATGTTGTGTTCGTATAAAAAAAAGCACACTTGGGGGGTGGGGTTCTTTCTGATTTttcaatgaataaataataactaaGAAAACGTTATCAAAGGGCAATCGAAAAAGAATTGACAATgttttgaattacattttttatagtaaATAAAAGCCTTTTTCCCTTCATTGTGTGGTGGTATATAGCTTATAGTtcctaaataatttatgtCCATTGCTCAGTGCTTCGGTATTTAATGAAGTTTTTGGGTGTGCAACAAGGGCAGACCAATATTTGCTTGGAAAGGGTATAGAGACGAGAGCACGAGCGTTTTTGTTTCTCTGGTTTGGGTCCTCAGAAGTGTTGACGTCACGAATAGCGCTTAATTAAAGCGGAACCCGGCTCAATGCTAAAAAGGCGGTCCTTCATCCGCagattttttccttttgtcTTGTTTGCACTTTCCTAAAAGAACGCTCCCTCCCGGTGGGACCTCCCATATACCATATACCATTTACCATCAGCCATCAGCCATCTACCGCTTTACCCGTTTCCCATGTCATACCACCATTATGGTGGGCTGGCTTTCGCCAGTGGCAAAAGGGGGGCGGGCCGGCACGGCGGCGATGCCGCAAGTCAGTTAGAAGCCGCAAACTGTCACAGTTTAACAacattttcattaatcaagccGCTGTGCGACTGCCACCTGAAGAGCCAGCCGAAAAGAAGACGAACCAGATTAAGGGGACCCCAGgcgagcaggaggagcagcaggatcCGAATCCGCATCCCTGTTTCTGCCTTTTGTCGTCCCATTGTCAATCTCCTCTGGGAGATTCCATCTGCACGGCACTTTCTGAGTTCTCGGGGATCTTCATTATCCCCCACGCCGcgaaaaatccttttaatTGTCCTGGATTTATTCGATTTAAATACATGCGCTCTCTCTCTTTTGCACTTAAAGTGAAATAATAGcgcgaaaattaaaatacaatttcggAGACATTTCACTTAAAATCGACCGACGCTAATTTAGAATGCCTTATTGCCTGCAaacgtttatttattttaattggctAAGATATGGacttcaaaaattatagaGACATTTTAGTGtgcttaattatttaattcatgTTCGCATACATTAATCAATATAAAACAAAGAAGGAAGTTAACACTGGCAAGCCTAaacttgtatacccttgcagttataagaactagtcaacgttagtaacaccagaCACCATACCAGAcacggctagatcgactcgtctactgatactgatcaagaatatatatgtactatccttcactgcgttgcaagcttctgactgaaatcattataacccctgcaagggtataatgaaACTATTGGCTTCCGGTAATAATTACATTATCCATTCCAATAAATCTTTCGTTTGATTTCATTAAAcctctattaaaaaaatgattggGTTATATGGTAGTTTCCCTAGAATTAATGGATGGATGGGGTTGATTATAGTTTATAAATGGGTCTAGAAAATTGTAGAATACCATCCAGCATAACTTAATCACTTACACGGGAACAAAATTTCTTATTGTAATGGATCTTTAAATTGacataattacatttatttttcaaagaaagGTCTCTGACATAAAAGCCGCGGGGGTAATGCCGAATTTAAAAGCCAACCTAAGTACGAAGCGATCAATTTGCGGAaacatttgttatttttgtggGCCGGCGATCCCAGCTCGTAATCCTCTTACGTCAGGACCACATGTACTGTGAGCATGCATGCATTCAATCCAAAGGTTATGATGCCGAATGGCGGACTCCCTCGCTAATTACCCAATCCCATTGATGACACACAACAAACTTTTGCCAATAAGGCAAATCCTTTTTGGCCTTGCCGCTAATGTCTCACCTTTTGCCTCGTTAGCAACCCCATGGGCATCCCCGTGAATCCCTGTATCCTTGTATCCCTGTAACCTTGTAATCCTGTAACCCTACATCCTTGTATCCCTGTCCCTTGGGACAGCGCAGGACCCAACCCAAGACCAAACACAAACTCAAACCGAAACGCACACACTTCCCGAAACACTTTATTAATTGACAAACTCTCTGGCATTTTTTCGCATTCTTTCAGGTGGAAACGTCAGGAGAAGCACGGCCATTTGCGAGCTTAGAACCCACCACTGTCCGCCGGGACATTAATTAATCACGGCCTTGTCATTCGCAAGGATCAAGGAGTGGCAAACCAGGAGGAGCGGGAGCACGAAGGGTGCAGAAATCAAATTAACAGTGCGTCAAAAGGATTAACCCCGGGATAGCAGGGGCAGGAGTTTAGAGCACGTACACAGGACACGGTGAGGCGAGTAAACAGCACCACCCAGCCCCAGTCCCCGGGATACAGATCCAGACGACCAGGGTCAAGGGTCTCCTCGCAGCAGCCGCTTGGAAATTTGAGTTTGGAGTTTGCAGCTCCTTAGTTCGTAGTTGGTGGTTAACCAACTTGGAGCGTGTTGGCACGGATTAACGGCGAATCACGATACACGACCATGATGATAACCAGAACGGAGGCGAATGGAGGGCTGGGCATCCTGCTTCTCCTTCTTCTGCCCTTGGTGGCGGCCACCTCGGACTGGATGCAGAGCTGCGGCccctgccactgccactggaACTCGGGCAAGAAGAGCGCAGACTGCAAAAACAAGGCGCTCACGAAGATACCTCTGGACATGAGCAACGAGATGCAGGTGCTGGACTTCGCCCACAACCAAATACCCGAGCTGAGGCGCGAAGAGTTCCTTCTCGCTGGCCTGCCCAATGTGCACAAGGTGTATCTGCGCAACTGCACCATCCAGGAGGTGCATCGCGAGGCCTTTAAGGGTCTGCACATCCTCATTGAGCTGGACATGTCGGGCAACCGGATTCGGGAACTGCATCCGGGCACGTTTGCCGGCCTCGAGAAGCTGCGCAACGTGATCATCAACAACAACGAGATCGAGGTGCTGCCCAATCATCTGTTCGTCAACCTGAGCTACCTGTCGCGCATCGAGTTCCGGAATAACCGGCTGCGGCAGGTGCAGCTTTATGTCTTTGCCGGCACGGTGGCGCTGAGCGCCATCTCGCTGGAGCAGAATCGACTGGCCCATCTGCACAAGGAGACGTTCAAGGATCTGCAGAAGCTGATGCATCTATCGCTGCAGGGCAACGCCTGGAATTGCAGCTGTGAGCTGCAGGACTTCCGCGACTTTGCCATCCAGAAGCGTCTGTATACGCCGCCCACCGATTGCCAGGAGCCGCCCCAGTTGCGTGGCAAGCTGTGGAGTGAGGTGCCGTCGGAGAACTTCGCCTGCCGGCCCCGCATCCTCGGATCCGTTCGCTCATTTGTGGAGGCCAATCATGACAACATCTCGCTGCCCTGCCGCATTGTCGGCAGTCCGCGTCCGAACGTTACCTGGGTGTACAACAAACGGCCACTGCAGCTGTACGATCCGCGGGTGCGTGTCCTCACCTCCGTCGAGCAGCTGCCGGAACAACCTGCCCAGGTGCTGACCTCGGAGCTGCGAATCGTGGGCGTGCGAGCCTCGGACAAGGGAGCATACACCTGTGTGGCGGACAATCGCGGCGGCCGGGCGGAGGCCGAGTTCCAGCTGCTTGTGAGCGGTGACTACGCCGGCGCCGTGTCCGCCGCCGATGGCCATGGGATGGGCGGAATGGGGGCCATCGGAGCGCCCACCATCGATCCGCAAACGAATGTCTTCCTCATCATTTGTCTGATCACCACCAcactgctgcttctgctgatCGTGGTGGTGCTAGTCCTCTTCTGGTACTGCCGCAGGATCAAGACCTACCAGAAGGACACCACCATGATGAGCGGCGACGGGCTGATCTCTTCCAAGCTGGACAAGACGCACAACGGCTCCATGCTCGAGGGCTCCGTCATCATGGAGATGCAGAAGAGCCTGCTTAACGAGGTGAATCCCGTCGAGAAGCCGCCTCGCCGCACGGACATTGAGAGTGTTGACGGTGGCGATGACGTTCTCGAGATCAAGAAGACGCTGCTCGACGATACGGTCTATGGTGAGTACTCAAATTCATAGGCTAAGCCTATGTTTTTAGAATTTGCGAAGTAAACTTTTCAAGTTTAAGTGTTTAATTAGACTCAgagttaaaagtaaatttttaatgaaaaattacTATCACTATTTCAAACCTTTACAAGGGAGGTTCCATTTATaggaaaatgttacattttttagAACCTATTACAATGTATTTTCAATCTGTGATTTTCCAACAaggaaatgtatttgttttcCCCTTTAATGCCTCCTAATTCCCTTTAAATCCAAAAATGTAAGGGATTTGAGTTTTTGTTGCAGGACAAATTTTTTAACCACACATGTTGGTCATGATTGCATATTTTAATTCGTCATTAAcgtttattatttgtaaaaaagaCAACAAAATTACGTATTTAGTAGCCAATTAAATGCCTGGTATGAGGGCGATTTATTTTTCCAGTGCTTTTTCTAGGGGTGTCGACGAACGACCACATTTCGCCAGCTGTTTTAATCAACAATAGCGATGATTATTGCCTGAgctttgtaataaaaatcaaaaataatcagtGTCGTTGAGTAGTTGAAAAAGCGTGATTAtcgtttaattttaataaataaaacttgtAATCAAAACAGCagtataaaattgaaatgctAGCTTTATGACTAGtgggattttatttaaaatcattcCCCGAAACGAAAGGCCCTTCCTTTGGGCGcacattaatattatattttttctgtaaAGGCCCTAAATTTTCGAGCGCTTAATAACGAGGTACATGACATATTTTCTGTGTCATCATGCTGCTTGAGCACCAAATGATGCGACGACACACACTCGCCTGTGTCTATTTGCCCAAGGTTTCCCTCTCAATGCCACTCCAGGACGTTTGTCAATGGACTGACCATGCCAATTCCAACGCCAATGTCAACACACTTGTTATTTCCGCGGAAAAGGCAAAACAGAAAATGTCCTTTGCCGAGGGATCCTAGCTCGACCAGGTCATCGCATCGTGCGGGACACAAGCAATTCAGCAGTCAGTCGGGCCGCCggatgtttattttaaatttcgaattgcTCATCAGCCATTACATAAACGCACGCCCCTACCAAAAGCTTCACAAGACAAACAGAGTGCCACATACGTACTCGTTAACCCGTCGTATGTTCATCGAGTTCCAACTAGTCCCACTTAAGGACAATATTAAACGGTGCTGTCACATTAAATGAACTCCGTAAATAAGCTTCCTTCGGGGGGAATCTATTAGCTCGTCTCGCAGCTGATACGCCACAGTCGATAAGGCAGGCACACTCATCAGTCATCCTGGGAAGGGGATGTCCTAAGTCTGAAGAAGTGGGGCGTTGCCTTTAGAATGGAGCACTAGATAGACCAACTACATTGGCCAAAGCAAAAAAAGCAGCCACCTAAAAGAGTAAGTGTATATGTTTTCTGAACTTTATATTTCGTGCTGTAATAGATATTGGATAGATCTTcttcattaaaacctttttttgaaCCCTTACTCAACTTAAACTTTTGAAAGCCATGCAATTTTGTTAGTAATTCATAATGCGAATACCTGCATTTTTACTATTCTAGTGGGCTTTACATTCACAAGATTCGTGCATTAAGAGCTAGAatagaaaatacaaaaatcgaGCAATTTGGCAATTGGTGTTGACAATTGAATTGGACCGACAATTGGAAAGAAAATTGAAGGCAATTGATGGACTGCACTCCTCGCGTCACTTATGCTGTTTCCCCGACCTATTGTCAAGCGTCCGATGCCTGGCCATCCGGTGGTCTGATGGGGCAAGCAAGCGTTGACATGTGCCACAGTGGCGCTGATGCGGAAAGGGGATTACCAAAGAATCATTATTTTTCCAGGGAAATGCCTGTCAGAAACTATTTGCCCCCGTGTTGGATTATGCGGCACATAGGGCTTACCGAAGCGCACTCAACACTCGAAGGCCCCTTCAACAGATGGGCAAAGAGTAGTGTGAAAGTCAAAAACAAATGTCCTCTTAGACGGCTTTTCCGTTGACACGGGGTTGTCAAGAAGAGGTGTATGATCAAGTTAGTGTTGTAAATGTAATAGGGTAAAAACTATTCTTTAAAATCGATAGAAATCCATTGTGACGGTTGACAGACAAGAGAAACTTGACAAGTCATTGTTTTTCACTTGGATAAAGAACAAGCGTCCGTACAGAAAAGAAACATCCATTGCTCCGTAGACTTTTTTAAGTCGCGCCTTGCAGGAGAGCTGGGAGGACGGAGAGGATCTCCTCCAAGTGCGACGTCTCTCCGTTGCCAGGAAAGATCTACGATCGATGTCCTCCACCCCGCCCAGGAAGAGCCCCCAGAACCAGTCGCAGCACAGTGGTAACAATAATGGATCAGTATCGCAGCGCTTCGCTTCTGACCACTGAGTGTGCGAGTTGCGACAAATTCATGTCCCATCATTCAGAATGAACGTCTTAGTCGTACAATGACCACATATGTCAAATAAATGCCTTCCTAATAAGTTCATATTTTGACAGGCATTTCCCTGGAAAAATAATGATACTTGGATAAGCcccttcaatttaaatttttgtatacaaaaccttgattttttctttaatttagtttgcttatataatatttcttataaattttaGGTAGGCTTTGtataaatacataataaaaccTCCAATCCATCTCCTTTTTAGTTGCCAGCCACTCACGCGACGAAGAAGCCCACTCGGTGGCCCTGTCGGACACGACGACCACGCCCCGATCCCGCCACACCTATGTGGACGACGCCTACGCCAACAGCTTGCCTCCGGATTTGCTGGCCTTCCCCGCCCGCGTGCCGCCCACCTCGCCCTCGATGCAGTCCTCGCAGTCGAACATCCCCGACCAGGTCATCTACGGAATCCGATCGCCCCCATCGCTGACCAGTCCGGTCTACACGCACATGACGCCGCACGGCATCTACGGCACCAAGACCCTGGCCGCTCCGCACAACGGCTTCATGACGCTTCAGCACCCCAAGTCCCGCAACCTGGCCCTGATTGCCACCGCCAACAGCAGTCGCCAGCACCAGCAcctcctgcagcagcagcaacagcagcagaatcagcagcagcagcatccccTGGCCACCACCTCACCCTTCCTGCCCGCCCCCGTGGTTTACTCTCCGGCCACGGGTGTGGTCATGAAACAGGGCTACATGACCATTCCTCGCAAGCCGCGCGCCCCCAGCTGGGCGCCCAGCACGTCCGGTGCCGCTGGCCACGGAACCATCCAGCTGAGCGAGTTCCAGAGCCCCACCTCGCCGAATCCCAGCGAGACGGGcaccgccaccaccgccgagCTGCAGGCGGAACCGGTCTATGACAATTTGGGACTACGCACCACCGCCGGCGGCAACTCCACCCTAAATCTGACTAAGATTACCGGCTCTGCCTCCGGATCCGGATCCGGCTCCCAGGGCGGTCAGCAGTACTCGATGCGGGATCGTCCGCTACCGGCGACGCCCAGCCTGACGTCTGTGTCGTCGGCGACCAATGCCAGCAAGATTTACGAGCCCATTCACGAGCtgatccagcagcagcagcaattgcaacagcagcagcagcagcggctgaGCTCCTTGGACACGGAGCCGTTGTATGGAGTTAGGCACCAAGGGATCACGATACTGCCCGGATCGAGCATAAGCGGAGCCGGCCTGGGCCATGCCGCGTATATATCGCCCGttccggcggcggcggcatctGCTGTGTCGCCTAGCCacgccggcagcagcagcggcgactCACCGAAGGTCGCCAAGATCCCACCGCGACCACCACCGAAGCCCAAGAAGAAGATGTCCGTGACGACGACTCGCAGTGGTCAGGGCAGCACCAGCCAGCTGTTCGACGACGAGGGCGAGGATGGCACCGAAGTCTAGCTTGGCACCCACGGCGATCCCCATCGGCAGATAATCGATACTGAAACCCAGCTCGGGACGATACTATGAGGAGGAATCCGTGGGAAGCCCAAGCTGCCAATTTTATTGCGTAAGGAGATGCAAATGCAGATGGAGGTGGAGATGGAAGTaaagatggagatggagataaaGATGAAGATATAGATGAAGATAAAGATGAAGATGATGAAGATGCGATACGCAGCCCCCAGTCGACAACAAAGTGtaacatcaacatcaacatccGCTGTTGCGGCTTGTAAAAATAGCCGCCAGAAGGATTCTGTTCCGTGGTTCACGCCACTGCGTGACTTGTGTGCCAAACGACTGATGTAGGTTTTAGTAATTAAATCCATGAACATGCAACACTGCAAGGAAACAAAACACAAGAAACAAAAGCGAGGATGCAATTAGGCAGAGAGACTCCAATCCGTTAGGGCGTATGAAAGACGCTTTTAGAACCATCTAATCCCAAATTTCGTATAGGCGGATATACGTAAGCCCCAATTTTAAAACcaccttttttttgtgtagGCTATAGTTAGTTTGGTACAAATGCATTATTCGTATATAAAGAGACCTATATATACACgcataattttaaagttatataaCCCTTCAAGCAGCAAATATCCTATAatgaagaaaaatatatatacacaaaagAAACTTACAAATCAACGACGGTTTATTTAAGcgcaaaaatgaaaaacaaaaaaaacaaaatcacttcattttttcaacattttgcaagttttttaaaattgtaaatgtaAAATGCATACAGTTAATAGCGTTAAGCTATATCTTAATGAATACCATACCACTTAGCGTAAGcataaaattatatcctttttttttttgttttacggAAGCCACCACGAATTGGGAAATAAACTTCACGAAAGTATATTTATAGCGGATAAGTTTGTTAAGGGCATTTAGCGGTAGGATAAAGAGTTTGCATTCGCAATTAAAACAATGAATTGAA containing:
- the LOC108024267 gene encoding uncharacterized protein LOC108024267; this encodes MMITRTEANGGLGILLLLLLPLVAATSDWMQSCGPCHCHWNSGKKSADCKNKALTKIPLDMSNEMQVLDFAHNQIPELRREEFLLAGLPNVHKVYLRNCTIQEVHREAFKGLHILIELDMSGNRIRELHPGTFAGLEKLRNVIINNNEIEVLPNHLFVNLSYLSRIEFRNNRLRQVQLYVFAGTVALSAISLEQNRLAHLHKETFKDLQKLMHLSLQGNAWNCSCELQDFRDFAIQKRLYTPPTDCQEPPQLRGKLWSEVPSENFACRPRILGSVRSFVEANHDNISLPCRIVGSPRPNVTWVYNKRPLQLYDPRVRVLTSVEQLPEQPAQVLTSELRIVGVRASDKGAYTCVADNRGGRAEAEFQLLVSGDYAGAVSAADGHGMGGMGAIGAPTIDPQTNVFLIICLITTTLLLLLIVVVLVLFWYCRRIKTYQKDTTMMSGDGLISSKLDKTHNGSMLEGSVIMEMQKSLLNEVNPVEKPPRRTDIESVDGGDDVLEIKKTLLDDTVYVASHSRDEEAHSVALSDTTTTPRSRHTYVDDAYANSLPPDLLAFPARVPPTSPSMQSSQSNIPDQVIYGIRSPPSLTSPVYTHMTPHGIYGTKTLAAPHNGFMTLQHPKSRNLALIATANSSRQHQHLLQQQQQQQNQQQQHPLATTSPFLPAPVVYSPATGVVMKQGYMTIPRKPRAPSWAPSTSGAAGHGTIQLSEFQSPTSPNPSETGTATTAELQAEPVYDNLGLRTTAGGNSTLNLTKITGSASGSGSGSQGGQQYSMRDRPLPATPSLTSVSSATNASKIYEPIHELIQQQQQLQQQQQQRLSSLDTEPLYGVRHQGITILPGSSISGAGLGHAAYISPVPAAAASAVSPSHAGSSSGDSPKVAKIPPRPPPKPKKKMSVTTTRSGQGSTSQLFDDEGEDGTEV